In the genome of Raphanus sativus cultivar WK10039 chromosome 4, ASM80110v3, whole genome shotgun sequence, one region contains:
- the LOC108849441 gene encoding NADPH:quinone oxidoreductase, translating into MEAVTAMKPLIRVAAISGSLRKGSFNTGLLRAAIELTKESVPGMQIEHIDISPLPLINTDLETNGTYPPVVEAFRQKILEADSILFASPEYNFSVAAPLKNAIDWASRSPNVWADKPAAVVSAGGGFGGGRSQYHLRQIGVFLDLHFINKPEFTINAFQPPQKFDAEGNLVDEVAKERLKQVLVSLQAFTLRLQGK; encoded by the exons ATGGAGGCAGTAACGGCGATGAAGCCACTGATCAGAGTCGCTGCTATCTCCGGTTCTCTCCGGAAAGGCTCTTTCAACACCGGTCTCCTCCGCGccg CGATCGAATTGACGAAGGAATCGGTACCGGGGATGCAGATTGAGCATATAGACATATCTCCGTTGCCGTTGATCAACACCGATCTGGAAACCAACGGGACTTACCCTCCCGTCGTCGAAGCTTTCCGGCAGAAGATCCTTGAAGCCGATAGCATTCTCTTCGCTTCCCCTGAGTACAACTTCTCTGTCGCAG CTCCACTTAAGAACGCGATCGATTGGGCCTCGAGATCACCTAACGTTTGGGCTGACAAacctgctgccgtcgtaagcgcCGGTGGAGGTTTTGGTGGAGGAAGGTCGCAGTACCATCTTCGACAGATCGGAGTGTTCCTTGATCTTCATTTCATCAACAAACCGGAGTTTACTATCAATGCGTTTCAGCCGCCTCAGAAGTTCGATGCTGAAGGGAACTTGGTCGATGAAGTGGCTAAGGAGAGGTTAAAACAAGTGCTTGTCTCGTTACAGGCTTTTACTCTGCGACTTCAAGGTAAGTGA
- the LOC130510881 gene encoding uncharacterized protein LOC130510881 has product MEKIDDDYSASTASFSPSFSTYSGDRLSEIAARVCNDDYKEKGNEEFEFAILQTPPSSSPSDGGGLVFPVFDQTLLSEHEAVVVTPLKDLLLRDRNEPSVAYSSSEEEDDLDTIPSEIYCPWTPARSAAEMSPSGGCRKSKSTGSSSTSSSAWSKRGWRIRDLLKRSRSDGKQSLHFLDSSNNRNEPSSSSPKTTANKKEKVSAHEKFYLRNKAIKEEDKKRSYLPYKQDLVGLFSNVSRFSKTFPPF; this is encoded by the coding sequence atggagaagataGATGATGACTATAGTGCCTCCACGGCGTCGTTTTCACCTAGCTTCAGCACATACTCCGGCGATCGACTCTCCGAGATCGCCGCACGAGTCTGTAACGACGATTATAAAGAGAAAGGAAACGAAGAATTCGAGTTCGCGATCCTCCAAacgcctccttcttcttctcccagCGACGGTGGAGGATTGGTCTTCCCTGTTTTCGACCAGACTCTCCTGTCCGAACACGAGGCGGTTGTGGTGACTCCGTTAAAAGATCTACTCCTCCGCGACCGCAACGAGCCATCAGTGGCGTACTCGTCGtcggaggaggaagatgatttAGACACGATCCCGAGCGAGATCTACTGCCCGTGGACGCCGGCGAGATCAGCGGCGGAGATGTCTCCGAGCGGAGGATGCAGAAAGAGCAAATCGACGGGATCGTCTTCGACGTCGTCGTCGGCGTGGTCGAAGAGAGGGTGGAGAATCAGAGATCTGCTCAAGAGAAGTCGCAGCGACGGGAAACAATCACTCCACTTCTTGGATTCGAGTAACAATAGAAACGaaccttcttcatcttctccgaAGACGACGGCGAACAAGAAGGAGAAGGTTTCGGCACATGAGAAGTTTTACTTGAGGAACAAAGCGatcaaggaagaagacaagaaaaGATCTTATCTTCCGTACAAGCAAGATCTTGTCGGACTTTTCTCCAACGTTAGCCGTTTCAGCAAAACTTTTCCTCCCTTCTAA
- the LOC108850324 gene encoding LOW QUALITY PROTEIN: putative F-box/kelch-repeat protein At3g27910 (The sequence of the model RefSeq protein was modified relative to this genomic sequence to represent the inferred CDS: inserted 1 base in 1 codon; deleted 3 bases in 2 codons; substituted 1 base at 1 genomic stop codon): protein MSFPVLANAGNPPPKYTTKTLFGTLSIKNPTRKKSQTLXTISWFRILLSLLCLVGGLMLLXIGQEMYVLGGCIHGEITTNAFAIDCISRKCRSLPSMRVARGCAAFGVVDEKIYVLGGCEKKKSSKDWVEVFDLKNQTWESFPGVCNKKLHEVTLNSFVMNEKIYIMDCKRSFVYDPKKNKWERENSLNSEWQVGSCVIGNMLYTFGIENGISVYDPKARIWRSLKGVDEDLPDMRGIQGGSRMANHGGKLVILFQRDDEIRGEVKIWCTEIALERRGQGELWGKVLWFNIVATFKSSPTIVQCLDVII, encoded by the exons ATGTCTTTCCCAGTTCTTGCAAACGCCGGAAACCCACCACCAAAAT ACACGACCAAAACCCTGTTTGGTACACTCTCAATCAAAAACCCTACA AGAAAGAAGAGTCAAACTCTTTGAACCATAAGTTGGTTCCGTATCCTTCTTTCCCTTCTCTGCCTTGTTGGGGGTCTAATGTTAT TCATTGGTCAAGAGATGTACGTTCTCGGTGGATGCATCCACGGTGAGATAACCACTAATGCTTTTGCTATTGATTGTATATCTCGCAAGTGTCGGTCTCTTCCTAGCATGCGTGTGGCTCGTGGCTGCGCTGCTTTTGGTGTTGTAGATGAGAAGATTTATGTACTTGGAGGatgtgaaaagaagaagtcgTCGAAAGATTGGGTTGAGGTTTTCGACCTCAAGAATCAAACTTGGGAAAGCTTTCCag GTGTGTGCAACAAAAAGTTGCACGAGGTAACGCTCAATAGTTTTGTGATGAACGAGAAGATTTACATAATGGATTGTAAGAGAAGCTTTGTGTATGATCCGAAGAAAAATAAATGGGAGAGGGAAAACTCGTTGAACAGTGAATGGCAAGTTGGTTCGTGCGTTATTGGCAACATGTTGTACACTTTCGGAATTGAGAATGGAATAAGCGTGTACGATCCGAAAGCTAGG ATATGGAGATCACTGAAAGGTGTTGATGAGGATCTACCTGACATGCGTGGTATTCAAGGAGGGTCTAGGATGGCGAATCATGGAGGGAAACTAGTGATTTTGTTTCAGCGTGATGATGAAATTAGGGGGGAAGTAAAGATTTGGTGTACAGAGATTGCGTTGGAGAGGCGTGGACAAGGAGAGCTTTGGGGGAAGGTTTTGTGGTTTAATATTGTAGCTACTTTTAAAAGTTCTCCCACCATTGTTCAATGTTTAGATGTCATCATATGA
- the LOC108853094 gene encoding trichome differentiation protein GL1 produces MRRTRRTDEGENHQEYKKGLWTAEEDNILRDYVLTHGKGQWNRIVRKNGLKRCGKSCRLRWINYLSPNVNKGNFTEQEEDLIIRLHKLLGNRWSLIAKRVPGRTDNQVKNHWNTHLSKKIVGDYSSAVKTTGEENYPPSLLITGATASCHHQQDKICDKSFEGLVSASYENKPKAGLTQREVMVENTNDSSIYFKERNNFDSSNAFWFNEDDFEMNSFVMMDFASGDIGYCL; encoded by the exons ATGAGAAGGACGAGAAGAACAGATGAAGGAGAGAATCATCAAGAATACAAGAAAGGGTTATGGACAGCAGAAGAGGACAACATTCTTAGAGATTATGTCCTTACTCACGGCAAAGGCCAATGGAACCGCATCGTCAGGAAAAAC ggGCTGAAGAGGTGTGGAAAAAGCTGTAGACTTAGATGGATAAATTATCTGAGCCCTAATGTGAATAAAGGCAATTTCactgaacaagaagaagacctCATTATTCGTCTCCACAAGCTCCTCGGCAACAg ATGGTCTTTAATAGCTAAAAGGGTGCCTGGAAGGACAGATAACCAAGTCAAGAATCATTGGAACACTCATCTCAGCAAAAAAATCGTAGGGGATTATTCCTCCGCTGTCAAAACCACCGGAGAAGAAAATTATCCACCGTCACTACTCATCACCGGCGCAACAGCTTCTTGTCATCATCAACAAGACAAAATCTGTGACAAGAGCTTCGAGGGCCTAGTATCAGCTTCTTACGAGAATAAACCAAAAGCAGGGTTGACACAGAGAGAAGTCATGGTGGAAAACACTAATGATTCGAGTATTTACTTCAAAGAGAGGAACAACTTTGATAGCAGTAACGCTTTCTGGTTTAATGAAGACGATTTTGAGATGAATTCATTTGTTATGATGGATTTTGCGTCGGGTGATATTGGCTACTGCCTCTAG
- the LOC108853545 gene encoding uncharacterized protein LOC108853545 isoform X2, translating into MVRLDNLSDEDFVNLDLSDEDRASLHQSDEDSKYFFQLCEDEVKGVKLPGHDHPMSFLARAVYCSGCTEINDSGGYHCSDCDMYLHKECAESPSEINHPSHTRHPLTLLTRGAPDDSHINSCRLCGGKFRRLIYHCTECEFTLDPACARNPPPLIVYHPKGHEHLLTLMPRLIFFTCNACGMVGDRSPYVCPQCDFMIHKDCIYLPRVININRHHHRVSRTYFLGLRNWVCGVCRLKIDGKYGAYSCLKCPQYAVHSRCATREDVWDGEELEYEPEEEMEDVEPFKVVGKNLINHFTHEEHNLGFKEGGGGGGEESMRCRACVLPIDLDSFYSCVDCDFILHEVCANLPRKKRHVLHNSPLTLQKNIPHHKLYKGVFRCSACKEFSSGFSYIGSGIQLDVRCGSITEPFVHQGHPHPLFFTLPDPKTCRACGIWQNKIVPALFTFTVCI; encoded by the exons ATGGTCCGATTGGACAATCTCTCCGACGAAGACTTTGTAAACTTGGATCTGTCCGATGAAGATAGAGCAAGCTTACATCAGAGCGATGAAGATAGTAAATACTTCTTTCAGTTATGTGAAGACGAGGTGAAAGGAGTGAAGCTTCCTGGTCACGACCATCCTATGTCTTTTCTCGCTCGTGCGGTCTATTGCAGTGGCTGCACCGAGATAAATGATAGCGGAGGCTACCATTGCTCTGACTGCGACATGTACTTGCACAAAGAATGTGCCGAGTCCCCTTCGGAGATTAACCATCCTTCTCACACGCGCCACCCACTCACACTTCTCACGCGTGGAGCACCAGATGACTCCCACATCAACTCATGTCGCTTGTGCGGAGGAAAGTTTAGGAGACTCATCTACCATTGCACCGAATGTGAATTCACCTTGGATCCAGCATGCGCCCGGAATCCACCACCGCTTATTGTTTACCACCCAAAGGGGCATGAGCATTTACTCACACTCATGCCTAGGCTTATTTTCTTTACTTGCAACGCTTGTGGGATGGTTGGTGATCGGTCTCCTTATGTATGCCCACAATGTGATTTCATGATCCATAAAGATTGTATCTACTTACCCCGCGTCATAAACATCAATCGTCACCATCATCGCGTTTCTCGTACTTATTTTCTTGGTCTTAGAAATTGGGTATGTGGAGTTTGTCGTTTGAAGATTGATGGGAAATACGGGGCTTATTCTTGCTTGAAATGTCCTCAGTACGCTGTTCATTCAAGATGTGCCACGAGAGAGGATGTATGGGACGGGGAAGAACTAGAATATGAACCCGAAGAAGAGATGGAAGATGTTGAACCCTTCAAGGTGGTAGGTAAGAATCTCATTAATCATTTTACTCATGAAGAACACAACCTAGGATTCAAggaaggtggtggtggtggtggtgaggaGAGCATGCGTTGTCGCGCATGCGTCCTTCCTATAGATCTAGATTCGTTTTACAGTTGTGTTGATTGTGATTTTATCCTCCATGAGGTATGTGCGAATCTTCCTAGAAAGAAGCGACATGTACTACATAACAGCCCACTTACACTCCAGAAAAATATTCCACATCACAAGCTATACAAGGGTGTTTTTCGGTGCTCTGCCTGCAAAGAGTTCTCTAGCGGATTCAGCTACATAGGTTCTGGTATTCAGTTAGATGTGCGGTGCGGTTCCATCACTGAGCCCTTTGTTCACCAGGGTCATCCTCATCCCTTATTTTTCACTTTACCAGATCCAAAGACATGCCGGGCTTGTGGCATCTGGCAAAATAAG ATTGTGCCAGCACTCTTCACGTTCACTGTGTGCATTTAG
- the LOC108853545 gene encoding uncharacterized protein LOC108853545 isoform X1 has protein sequence MVRLDNLSDEDFVNLDLSDEDRASLHQSDEDSKYFFQLCEDEVKGVKLPGHDHPMSFLARAVYCSGCTEINDSGGYHCSDCDMYLHKECAESPSEINHPSHTRHPLTLLTRGAPDDSHINSCRLCGGKFRRLIYHCTECEFTLDPACARNPPPLIVYHPKGHEHLLTLMPRLIFFTCNACGMVGDRSPYVCPQCDFMIHKDCIYLPRVININRHHHRVSRTYFLGLRNWVCGVCRLKIDGKYGAYSCLKCPQYAVHSRCATREDVWDGEELEYEPEEEMEDVEPFKVVGKNLINHFTHEEHNLGFKEGGGGGGEESMRCRACVLPIDLDSFYSCVDCDFILHEVCANLPRKKRHVLHNSPLTLQKNIPHHKLYKGVFRCSACKEFSSGFSYIGSGIQLDVRCGSITEPFVHQGHPHPLFFTLPDPKTCRACGIWQNKASTGQHWCDICETRLNPNKYFYTCEDCASTLHVHCVHLEGLLHVKPGDKLSYFGYGFEMVLGNRINRPRCESCYELCVGSFLQSTDYKDMYACSKSCLYEFPQC, from the exons ATGGTCCGATTGGACAATCTCTCCGACGAAGACTTTGTAAACTTGGATCTGTCCGATGAAGATAGAGCAAGCTTACATCAGAGCGATGAAGATAGTAAATACTTCTTTCAGTTATGTGAAGACGAGGTGAAAGGAGTGAAGCTTCCTGGTCACGACCATCCTATGTCTTTTCTCGCTCGTGCGGTCTATTGCAGTGGCTGCACCGAGATAAATGATAGCGGAGGCTACCATTGCTCTGACTGCGACATGTACTTGCACAAAGAATGTGCCGAGTCCCCTTCGGAGATTAACCATCCTTCTCACACGCGCCACCCACTCACACTTCTCACGCGTGGAGCACCAGATGACTCCCACATCAACTCATGTCGCTTGTGCGGAGGAAAGTTTAGGAGACTCATCTACCATTGCACCGAATGTGAATTCACCTTGGATCCAGCATGCGCCCGGAATCCACCACCGCTTATTGTTTACCACCCAAAGGGGCATGAGCATTTACTCACACTCATGCCTAGGCTTATTTTCTTTACTTGCAACGCTTGTGGGATGGTTGGTGATCGGTCTCCTTATGTATGCCCACAATGTGATTTCATGATCCATAAAGATTGTATCTACTTACCCCGCGTCATAAACATCAATCGTCACCATCATCGCGTTTCTCGTACTTATTTTCTTGGTCTTAGAAATTGGGTATGTGGAGTTTGTCGTTTGAAGATTGATGGGAAATACGGGGCTTATTCTTGCTTGAAATGTCCTCAGTACGCTGTTCATTCAAGATGTGCCACGAGAGAGGATGTATGGGACGGGGAAGAACTAGAATATGAACCCGAAGAAGAGATGGAAGATGTTGAACCCTTCAAGGTGGTAGGTAAGAATCTCATTAATCATTTTACTCATGAAGAACACAACCTAGGATTCAAggaaggtggtggtggtggtggtgaggaGAGCATGCGTTGTCGCGCATGCGTCCTTCCTATAGATCTAGATTCGTTTTACAGTTGTGTTGATTGTGATTTTATCCTCCATGAGGTATGTGCGAATCTTCCTAGAAAGAAGCGACATGTACTACATAACAGCCCACTTACACTCCAGAAAAATATTCCACATCACAAGCTATACAAGGGTGTTTTTCGGTGCTCTGCCTGCAAAGAGTTCTCTAGCGGATTCAGCTACATAGGTTCTGGTATTCAGTTAGATGTGCGGTGCGGTTCCATCACTGAGCCCTTTGTTCACCAGGGTCATCCTCATCCCTTATTTTTCACTTTACCAGATCCAAAGACATGCCGGGCTTGTGGCATCTGGCAAAATAAG GCGAGTACTGGTCAGCATTGGTGTGATATATGTGAAACACGATTGAATCCCAACAAATATTTTTACACATGTGAAGATTGTGCCAGCACTCTTCACGTTCACTGTGTGCATTTAGAAGGCTTGTTACACGTCAAACCGGGGGACAAATTATCATACTTTGGCTACGGTTTTGAGATGGTTCTAGGAAATCGCATCAACAGGCCACGTTGCGAATCCTGCTACGAGCTATGCGTAGGTTCCTTTCTACAGAGCACTGACTACAAAGATATGTACGCATGTTCTAAAAGTTGTTTGTATGAATTTCCCCAGTGTTGA
- the LOC108851570 gene encoding uncharacterized protein LOC108851570, giving the protein MGNFLDKEPPPPVVLVPPLFDFPPLSARNRMLEPSYNLLFGKLALKCLFEDYFEEARQFSAKFLLKPMDDPHVDLVASLSGALDRKAEGDLVGNALFRWQSDVDDPHTFVDLSVSTSNPVLLMRSSAYYPKYGIGAFAVYPLLSKKAEQLSDEYGIMGLRYGSTNLSLGATVSPFTTKDEFPKSAWLVSKMGRLTVGVQYEPLCDENKDTAKYTDLRNWSCAAGYGVGSRSPLSPSFNFGLEIARSSQFIASFYQHVVVQRRVKNPFEEDEVVGITNYIDLGFELQTRVDDSKASDNLPDSSLQMAASWQANKNFLLKGKVGALSSTLTLAFKSWWKPSFAFNISATTNHSTRETAYGFGLRVDNIREASYQRADPNFVMLTPNKEHLADGIVWKMGKRPMFQSDLDAENFSELPKELRPPQKIL; this is encoded by the exons ATGGGGAATTTTCTAGACAAGGAACCGCCGCCTCCGGTCGTTCTTGTCCCTCCGCTGTTTGATTTCCCACCTCTCTCCGCCCGTAACAG GATGTTGGAACCATCATACAACTTGCTGTTTGGGAAGCTTGCTTTGAAATGTCTCTTTGAGGATTACTTTGAAGAAGCCCGTCAATTCTCTGCTAAGTTCCTCTTGAAGCCTATGGATGATCCTCATGTCGACTTGGTTGCATCT CTTTCAGGCGCTCTAGATCGTAAAGCGGAAGGTGATCTCGTGGGGAATGCATTGTTTCGCTGGCAAAG TGATGTTGATGATCCTCATACTTTTGTGGACCTCTCTGTGTCAACCTCCAATCC GGTTCTACTGATGAGGTCTTCTGCTTACTACCCTAAATATGGAATCGGAGCATTTGCGGTGTACCCTTTGCTTTCAAAGAAGGC TGAACAGTTATCTGACGAATATGGAATCATGGGGTTGAGGTACGGCTCAACGAATTTGTCTCTCGGAGCTACTGTCTCTCCTTTTACCA CAAAGGACGAGTTTCCGAAGAGTGCATGGCTGGTAAGCAAGATGGGAAGGCTTACTGTGGGAGTGCAGTATGAGCCGCTATGTG ATGAAAACAAAGACACCGCAAAATACACCGACTTAAGGAACTGGAGTTGTGCTGCTGGCTATGGAGTAGGGTCAAGAAGCCCCTTGAGCCCTTCTTTCAACTTTGGCCTTGAAATAGCAAGGAGTTCTCAG TTTATTGCTTCGTTCTACCAACATGTAGTTGTCCAAAGGCGG GTGAAAAATCCTTTTGAAGAAGACGAAGTAGTTGGAATCACAAACTACATTGACTTAGGTTTTGAGCTACAAACGAG GGTCGATGATTCCAAGGCATCAGACAACCTCCCAGATTCTTCTCTGCAGATGGCTGCGTCTTGGCAGGCCAATAAGAACTTCTTGCTGAAG GGTAAAGTTGGAGCTCTAAGCTCAACACTCACATTAGCATTCAAGTCGTGGTGGAAACCGTCTTTCGCATTCAATATTTCAG CAACTACTAATCACTCGACTAGAGAAACAGCATATGGTTTTGGTCTACGTGTTGACAACATAAGAGAGGCCAG TTACCAAAGAGCAGATCCAAACTTTGTAATGCTGACACCAAACAAAGAACATCTGGCCGATGGGATTGTGTGGAAAATGGGGAAGAGACCAATGTTTCAATCCGATTTAGACGCTGAGAACTTCAGCGAGCTGCCTAAAGAACTCAGACCTCCCCAGAAGATTCTCTAA
- the LOC108849844 gene encoding inositol polyphosphate multikinase beta, translating to MKMLKDPEHQVAGHMAKDGRLGPLVDGEGRFFKPFQSNGRGEDEAKFYESFSSNKNVPDHIRGYFPVYHGTQVVETSNGSGKLPHIILDDVVFGYTNPSGMDVKIGSRTWYPGVSEQYFNQCLKNDRETTSVSLGFRHAGFKIFDHQESRFWIVEYKFVHRYKVDDARLALRKFVSSNSLADLIPDCAFASQVYGGSSGILAQLLELKAWFETQTLYHFSSCSVYMFYENESLLMKGGDGARAQVKLVDFTHVLDGNGVIDHNFLGGLSSFIKFIQDILES from the coding sequence ATGAAGATGCTCAAGGACCCTGAACACCAAGTTGCTGGTCACATGGCTAAAGATGGGAGGCTTGGTCCGCTAGTAGACGGAGAAGGCCGATTCTTCAAGCCGTTTCAGAGTAATGGTCGTGGGGAAGACGAGGCTAAGTTCTACGAGTCCTTCTCGTCCAACAAGAATGTTCCGGATCATATCCGTGGATATTTCCCTGTCTATCACGGCACTCAAGTAGTCGAAACATCTAATGGATCTGGCAAGCTTCCACACATAATTCTTGATGATGTTGTTTTTGGTTACACAAATCCCTCCGGAATGGATGTTAAGATTGGATCTAGGACATGGTACCCCGGTGTATCCGAACAGTATTTCAACCAATGCCTAAAGAACGATAGAGAGACCACATCTGTTTCTTTGGGGTTTAGGCATGCTGGTTTTAAGATTTTTGACCACCAAGAATCGAGGTTTTGGATAGTCGAGTACAAGTTTGTTCATAGGTACAAAGTCGATGACGCTAGACTGGCTTTAAGGAAGTTTGTGTCATCGAACTCGCTAGCTGACTTGATACCAGACTGTGCATTTGCGTCACAAGTTTATGGCGGTTCTAGTGGTATCTTAGCGCAGTTATTAGAGCTTAAAGCTTGGTTTGAAACTCAAACGCTATACCATTTCAGTTCTTGCTCggtttatatgttttatgagAATGAATCGCTTTTGATGAAAGGAGGAGATGGTGCCCGGGCACAAGTAAAGCTGGTGGATTTTACGCATGTTCTTGATGGCAATGGTGTCATTGACCATAATTTCTTAGGTGGGCTCTCCTCTTTCATCAAATTCATCCAAGACATACTTGAAAGCTAG
- the LOC108848815 gene encoding LOW QUALITY PROTEIN: protease Do-like 1, chloroplastic (The sequence of the model RefSeq protein was modified relative to this genomic sequence to represent the inferred CDS: inserted 1 base in 1 codon), translated as MATSSSLLLSTLFLHSPPPSSLISNGSSFNPSPRSISLHPIRSTRCFRILSKLPLDDTVGDDYAPLLPPRLSAAVKPFLLLCTSVALSFSLFAASPAVESAAAFVVTTPRKLQTDELATVRLFQENTPSVVYITNLAVRQDAFTLDVLEVPQGSGSGFVWDKQGHIVTNYHVIRGASDLRVTLADQSTYDAKVVGFDQDKDVAVLRIEAPKDKLRPIPVGVSADLLVGQKVFAIGNPFGLDHTLTTGVISGLRREISSAATGRPIQDVIQTDAAINPGNSGGPLLDSSGTLIGINTAIYSPSGASSGVGFSIPVDTVGGIVDQLVRXGKVTRPILGIKFAPDQSVEQLGVSGVLVLDAPPTGPAGKAGLQSTKRDGYGRLILGDIITSVNGTKVTNGSDLYRILDQCKVGDEVTVEVLRGDHKEKISVTLEPKPDET; from the exons ATGGCGACTAGTAGTTCGCTTCTCCTTTCTACTCTCTTCCTCcactctcctcctccttcctctCTCATCTCTAACGGATCCTCCTTCAATCCCTCTCCACGATCGATCTCTCTCCACCCTATCCGATCCACACGCTGCTTTCGGATCCTCTCGAAGCTTCCGCTAGACGACACCGTAGGAGACGACTATGCTCCTCTTCTCCCGCCGCGGCTATCCGCCGCCGTCAAGCCTTTCCTTCTCCTCTGCACCTCCGTCGCTCTGTCGTTCTCGCTGTTCGCCGCTTCTCCCGCCGTCGAATCCGCCGCCGCGTTCGTCGTCACCACTCCGCGGAAGCTCCAGACGGACGAACTCGCGACGGTTCGGTTGTTCCAGGAGAACACTCCTTCCGTCGTCTACATCACTAATCTCGCCGTGAG GCAGGACGCGTTTACATTGGACGTGCTTGAGGTGCCGCAAGGGTCTGGTTCAGGATTCGTGTGGGATAAGCAGGGTCACATTGTTACCAATTATCATGTCATCCGTGGTGCTTCCGATCTCAG GGTCACTCTGGCTGACCAATCGACATATGATGCCAAAGTTGTTGGATTCGACCAAGACAAGGATGTTGCTGTTCTACGTATCGAGGCACCAAAAGACAAGCTAAGGCCTATACCTGTTGGAGTCTCTGCCGATCTTCTCGTCGGCCAGAAAGTCTTTGCCATTGGCAATCCT TTTGGACTTGATCATACTCTTACAACTGGTGTTATAAG TGGTTTGCGAAGAGAAATTAGTTCTGCTGCGACCGGTCGTCCTATTCAAGATGTGATACAAACTGATGCAGCCATTAACCCAGGTAACAGCGGAGGACCGCTTCTAGACAGTTCAGGTACCCTGATTGGTATAAACACAGCCATTTATTCTCCTTCTGGTGCATCTTCTGGAGTTGGCTTTTCAATCCCAGTTGACACC GTTGGTGGTATCGTTGATCAGCTGGTTA TTGGGAAAGTCACAAGACCCATCTTAGGTATCAAATTCGCACCGGACCAATCTGTTGAGCAACTGGGAGTGAGCGGCGTGCTTGTCTTGGACGCTCCTCCAACTGGTCCAGCTGGAAAAGCC GGACTTCAGTCCACAAAACGTGACGGGTACGGGAGGTTAATACTTGGAGACATTATCACGTCGGTTAACGGTACAAAAGTTACTAACGGGAGTGATCTGTACCGGATTCTTGATCAGTGCAAAGTCGGTGATGAG GTGACCGTAGAGGTTCTAAGAGGAGATCACAAGGAGAAGATCTCTGTAACTCTCGAACCAAAACCGGACGAGACTTAA